The Desulfuromonas sp. DNA window ACTCCTCGTAGCCCTTGAGATAAACGGCCGGAGCAAGAAGAAACAGCGCATCCGGTTTGACCGTTTTTGAAGCCTCGATCGCAACGTAACTCCCCATACTGGAGCCGGCGAGAACGACCTTCCCGGAGGGTTCTTCGAATTTATCAAGAAATCGCTTGACCCGTTCATCCGGATCCTTAACCTTGCTGAAATCGGGCACGATCGTTTTCCAGCCACACTGTCTGGCGATATTGTTCATCAACTCGATTTTCCGTCCGTTCGGGGAGCTTTCTCGCCCATGAAATATGTAAACTGTATTCGTTATAGCCACGACAACCTCCTGCCAATTCGAATCACTTAAGGAAAGACACGAACAACCGATTCGGCGACACAAGCCGGTTTTTCCTGCCCTTCTGACTCAATTGTAAATTTATAGATGATCTGTACGGCTTCACCAACCTGCTCGGCCGATTGGAGAACGGTGCGAGCCCGCAATTTCGACCCGACAACAACCGGCGCCGGGAACCTGACCTTATTGACCCCCATGTTCACCCGCATACGCATTCCCGGATAATTCTCCTGGAAATACTCCGGGGTGTTGCTTTGCGTCAGAAACGGCAACAGTGACAGGGTTAGAAAACCGTGGGCAACAGTGGCCCCGTAAGGCGACTCCCCGGCGGCGCGTTCCGGATCAATATGAATCCATTGCTCATCACCGGTCACCTCGGCAAATGCATCAATCCGCTTTTGATCTATTTGCAGCCACTCACCGACATGAATTTCACTACCGATTTGCGGCTGCATCAAATCAAGCAGATTCTCGATTGGGTTTTTATCCATATTTACATGAACTCCGTGAAAGTGAGACAGGATACAATCAGCGACCGCTAATTTCCAGTAAAAGGATTATTTTAATTATCCCGGCAGTTAAATCGTCAGGGAAGAACCGACCGAAGCAAAGAAGGTACTCCGGGGGAAATGTGCGTACAATTCGGCCGCGCGCCGCAAACCGGTACAGTGACCGACCCCGAGCCGCTTCACCCGGTAATGGCGAAGCGCCCTGACCGTTTCGTTAAACTGATCATCCGATGCCGGTGCCAGGTGCAGACCGCCGACAACGGCATGAATCCGGTCACGACCTGTCTTGTCGAGGGCGTACTGCATAATATTGACCAGCCCGGCATGAGCACAGCCAAGCACCAGGACCAGGCCTTTTTCACTATCAATAATCAATGAACAGTCGTCTGCCAAGGGATCCGGTCGCAATACACCGTCTGAACCGGTTACCTGCAATTTATCATCTACGTCTTCAAAGCTGGTGCGGCGCGGTACCTCACCGGTCAACCAGAGACCTTGACCAATCTCGCGAAAATCGGGGGAAAGATAAAATTCGGCACCGAGATTTTCGAGGTGCTGGCGCGAATACGGGATGCCGATCTCAAGATGTTCATGCTCCCCTACCCAGAGGCGTTCATTAAAAATATCGGGGTGGCCGTACACCTTGACCGGCGCCGACAGTCCCAGGGCTTCAACCAGGCCCCCGGCATGATCATAATGGCCGTGACTGAGGATAATCCCGTCTATATGAGTGAGGTCGAGTCCGAGAACCCGACTGTTGCGGACAAAACCGGCACCCTGGCCGGTATCGAACAGGTAGCGTTTTGTTGCGGTTTCGACAAAACAGGAAAAGCCGTGCTCGCCGATCGATTTTTTCGCAGAGCCGACGCTGTTTTCACAAATCACCGTTAATTTTTTCAGCATAAAGCCCTCTTTACACGGCTTCAGTTGGTTCAGCACCGCCTGGCCGAGTTAAAAAAAATAGATATTGCATTCAAAGGGACCGCCACATAGAATGGCAGACTTTGATTTGCCCTTCGGAAAGAAAGATATATCAAATGAAACTGACAGGCAAGCAGGTCCGGTTCCTGCGCGGACTCGGGCATCACCTCCAGCCGACTGTGATGGTCGGCAAGGAAGAGATCTCGGCACAGCTTATCAAGGCCGCCGATGAAGCATTAAGCACACATGAACTGATCAAGGTCAAACTGCAGGAAGGCTGCCTGCTCGATCGAAAGGAAGTGGCCGCGCAACTTGCCGCTGCGACCGGTTCGGAAATCGCCCAGGTGCTCGGTAAAACATTTCTGCTCTATCGCCCTTCGGACGACAAACTGATCGAACTCCCCTGATCTCGACTCATACCCGCTCATACGGTTCGAAAAGCCGCTTGTATTCATCCATGGCATAACGGTCTGTCATACCGGCAATATAGTCGCAGATGACCTTCACCTCACCGTATTTCGGGTACTTCAGCTGATAGTTCTCCGGCAAAAGCGACGGATTCTCGGAATAACATTCGAACAGCAAGGTAATAAAACGTTCGGACTTGACCCGCATCCGCTCGACCTTGTAATGCGTATAGAGCCGTTGCATGAGAAATTTCTTGAGTTCGCGGTTTTGCGCAGACAGCTCAGGGCTGAAGTTGACCAGTCGCTTTTTGCTGCGGCGGACATCATCAAGGCTTTCTATATTCATCGCGGCGAGAGTCTGCTCTGTCGTAACCACCAGATCGTTGATCAGGCGACCGATCAGATGCGAAATGGTCTGGTAAATCTGCCGCTCAAAATCGAGCCCGGGGAATTTCTTTACGACCAGCTGAAATGTCTCTTCCCAGATTTGCACCGTGCGCAATTCATTTAAATCGAGATAGCCGGCCTTCAGGCCATCGTCTATGTCGTGGTTATTGTAGGCAATTTCATCGGCCAGATCGATGATCTGGGCCTCGAGGGTCGGTTGCTGATCCGGTTCGAATTCCCCGGCCGCTTCATGGCCCGGATTGTCATAATCGGAAGCATGTTTGATAATACCCTCACGGGTTTCATAAGAGAGGTTCAGGCCCTCAATGCCCGGATATCGCTCCTCAAGATGGTCGACGACCCGTAACGACTGGCGGTTGTGCTCAAATCCCCCGAAGTCCTTCATCAACCTGTCCAGAACATGCTCACCGGTATGCCCGAAAGGGGTATGCCCGAGATCGTGGGCCAACGCCAGGGTTTCCGAGAGATCCTCATTGAGACCGAGACGCCGGGCGATTCCACGGGCAATCTGGGCAACCTCGAGCGAATGGGTCAGACGCGTCCGATAGTAGTCACCTTCGTGATTGACAAAGACCTGGGTTTTATATTCGAGCCGCCTGAAGGCGGCGCAATGGATGATCCGGTCGCGATCCCGCTCGTAATTCGGTCGATCATCCTTGTACGGTTCATCATGTTTGCGACCACGACTGTCGCTACTCTTTGCGGCATAGGGAGCCAAATCGGTTCGTTCCATATCATCCTCTCAGTCACTGGTTTTATATAATGTTACATAAACATCAAACCGGGACAGATAATGTCACAGTGGCCGATATTGAGCGTAACTTGTTAAATATAATTGAGTATGCTAATAAAATCGCATTAAATATCAAGAAAGGATATTTCTATTGCGTGTCATCAGTGGTTCAGCCAAGGGACGAAAACTGGCCGAATTCAAAGGCGGTTCCATCCGACCGACTGCAGATCGGGTTCGGGAAGCGATCTTCAGCTCTCTGCACAGCCGCCTCGGAAACTTCTCGGACTGCAAGGTTCTCGACCTTTTCGCCGGGACCGGTGCCATGGCGATCGAGGCCCTCAGCCGTGGTGCCGCCTCAGCGATCCTGGTCGACAAGAGCCGGGAGGCCGAACAGCTGATCAAACGGAACCTTGCAACAACGCACCTGGAGAACAAGGCCCGGTTCAGGAAATGCGATATCATGCGTTCGCTGTCATCACTTGCCACCGACGGACCGTTTGACCTGATCTTCATCGACCCGCCCTAC harbors:
- a CDS encoding alpha/beta hydrolase, with the protein product MNNIARQCGWKTIVPDFSKVKDPDERVKRFLDKFEEPSGKVVLAGSSMGSYVAIEASKTVKPDALFLLAPAVYLKGYEEFNPEPVADHITVIHGWDDKLIDPACAVRFADKYRTNLHLLNDGHELYNSLPFIESCFRNLLESYSTRSRLQDLAAVI
- a CDS encoding enoyl-CoA hydratase, which gives rise to MDKNPIENLLDLMQPQIGSEIHVGEWLQIDQKRIDAFAEVTGDEQWIHIDPERAAGESPYGATVAHGFLTLSLLPFLTQSNTPEYFQENYPGMRMRVNMGVNKVRFPAPVVVGSKLRARTVLQSAEQVGEAVQIIYKFTIESEGQEKPACVAESVVRVFP
- a CDS encoding MBL fold metallo-hydrolase produces the protein MLKKLTVICENSVGSAKKSIGEHGFSCFVETATKRYLFDTGQGAGFVRNSRVLGLDLTHIDGIILSHGHYDHAGGLVEALGLSAPVKVYGHPDIFNERLWVGEHEHLEIGIPYSRQHLENLGAEFYLSPDFREIGQGLWLTGEVPRRTSFEDVDDKLQVTGSDGVLRPDPLADDCSLIIDSEKGLVLVLGCAHAGLVNIMQYALDKTGRDRIHAVVGGLHLAPASDDQFNETVRALRHYRVKRLGVGHCTGLRRAAELYAHFPRSTFFASVGSSLTI
- a CDS encoding ribosome assembly RNA-binding protein YhbY, coding for MKLTGKQVRFLRGLGHHLQPTVMVGKEEISAQLIKAADEALSTHELIKVKLQEGCLLDRKEVAAQLAAATGSEIAQVLGKTFLLYRPSDDKLIELP
- a CDS encoding deoxyguanosinetriphosphate triphosphohydrolase — its product is MERTDLAPYAAKSSDSRGRKHDEPYKDDRPNYERDRDRIIHCAAFRRLEYKTQVFVNHEGDYYRTRLTHSLEVAQIARGIARRLGLNEDLSETLALAHDLGHTPFGHTGEHVLDRLMKDFGGFEHNRQSLRVVDHLEERYPGIEGLNLSYETREGIIKHASDYDNPGHEAAGEFEPDQQPTLEAQIIDLADEIAYNNHDIDDGLKAGYLDLNELRTVQIWEETFQLVVKKFPGLDFERQIYQTISHLIGRLINDLVVTTEQTLAAMNIESLDDVRRSKKRLVNFSPELSAQNRELKKFLMQRLYTHYKVERMRVKSERFITLLFECYSENPSLLPENYQLKYPKYGEVKVICDYIAGMTDRYAMDEYKRLFEPYERV
- the rsmD gene encoding 16S rRNA (guanine(966)-N(2))-methyltransferase RsmD, which produces MKYQERIFLLRVISGSAKGRKLAEFKGGSIRPTADRVREAIFSSLHSRLGNFSDCKVLDLFAGTGAMAIEALSRGAASAILVDKSREAEQLIKRNLATTHLENKARFRKCDIMRSLSSLATDGPFDLIFIDPPYAETDIDKILVDLIHFKLVGTDGIISVETSGKNEPQDIVDTLSCFDRRKYGTSMISYYSLRPLEND